In Maridesulfovibrio sp., the genomic stretch CTGTCCAGCGCTGGCGTAAGATCATCCTTAAGCACACAGCAATCCTGCTTACTATGGCACACCTCGCATCCCTGACATCCTTTGTATGACATGCCATTGAGATAATATTCTACGACCTCTGCCCCCTTCTCTGTCATAAAATCTGTAAACGCCTGAGCGATACGTGTGCTGGTTCCCTTTTTTCTAGGACTTCCGAGTATACTTGCTACTTTCATGATTTTTCTCCTTTTTACTCTTTTCCTTCTGAGTTCAATCGTTAGGTCACATGACTAGGTTAACTGACCTACAAAAATTAGGTCGAGTGACCCAGTTTGTCAACCCCAAAATTTTAAGGATAGAAACATGACTGTTGCAAATCTTGACATCATAGGTCGTTCGACCTATCCAAAATAAAACATATAGGAGTCTTCGGTGTCGAAAAAAAGCCAGCAAAGCATCACCCCTAAAATACAATTGATCATAAACTGCACTTTAGAAATTCTCCGGGATCATGGAGACCAAGGACTGTCAATGCGCAAAGTTGCGGCCAAGGCCGGGATGTCTTTGGGAAATCTACAGTACTACTTCAGAAACAAGGATGAACTTCTCATAGGGCTGGCTGACGTATACTTTGAAAAATGTTCAGATGATTTCAACAAGAGTATTGCTAAACATGCACCGCAAGGAAAAACTGAAATATTAGAATTTCTTGTCGATTACGGCATGTATTATGCGAATTCCGAATCAGGAAAAGTCTTTCGCGAACTTTGGGGAGTAGCAGCTAGAAACGAACGGATTAATGAACGAATGTATGAATATTATCGGCTTTATGCAGAATCAGTAACCGAAATAATTAGACCTTTTGCAAAAAATCATAACTCCGTTGCCAACACTGTATCCCTTCTCATACCTTTTTTTGATGGGTATGGATTTAGTTCTTCGCCACTGCCTGCTGATACGCCTATGTTGGCTTCGTTCCTAGTTAACATAATTAATACTGCGCTTGAGGGTGGACTTGAATGAAAAATCCAGCCCCGAAGACTGGATTCATATTAAATCTAATGTGCCAGGAGCAGTCAAAAACTAATCAGCGTCCTAATCTCAATGTATTTTTTTGCGAAAGAATATGCTGAATGACAAGGTCCTTTCCATTCGGAATATAATCCTCAACCCATTTTTTAGCTCCTGCAACATTACCAGCAAAGCCATCTCAGTCATGTGCTTATGGTTCGCAATTTCATTTTGAGTATCCCCTGCCATTTTCAATACAGGTGATGAGAACCTGCAAGGTACGCATCATGCTCTCCCCCAACCGAAGATACCTCTTAATCCGGAGTATAAGTCAGATGACCGGCTGAAAAAGCCTGCCCTGACTAAACTGGTCATGAATAGTAAAAACGGGCCTCGGCACCAGTCTTCATCTCCGTTAGGAGCTTCAACAGAATAAAACAATAACATGCCTAAAAAACTGATCTTATTTTTATCTATTTTTGTTTACCACCCTACCGCTTAGGTATATTTGTTTTTTTGCCCAGATAGGTCTTCATGACTTTTGACAGGCTAATTCAGCACCGGAGAACGAAATGAGCCTGATATGTGAAATGGATAATGCAGCTTGCAAGGACTACGTCATTAGAGAAGCTGGTCCGGAAGATTTAGATTTTGTGGAGCAACTCGAGAAAGAGTGTTTTGAAGAAAAACGTCAAAGCTCAAAGCGAAGCCTGCGCAACAGCATTGCAAGCTCCAGCCAGCTTGTATTTATCATTGAAAGCTCTACTAAACGTAAACAACCCGTAAAAATGGGTGCAGCAGTTCTTATTCATTATAAACGTTCTATTCGCATAT encodes the following:
- a CDS encoding TetR/AcrR family transcriptional regulator gives rise to the protein MSKKSQQSITPKIQLIINCTLEILRDHGDQGLSMRKVAAKAGMSLGNLQYYFRNKDELLIGLADVYFEKCSDDFNKSIAKHAPQGKTEILEFLVDYGMYYANSESGKVFRELWGVAARNERINERMYEYYRLYAESVTEIIRPFAKNHNSVANTVSLLIPFFDGYGFSSSPLPADTPMLASFLVNIINTALEGGLE